The following coding sequences lie in one Flavobacteriales bacterium genomic window:
- a CDS encoding RsmD family RNA methyltransferase yields MNNIKFIQTHQEKPIAEIALLLSKHPELDKNHILNQINGLQKAKIKLPSFYKNNAIVYPVGLSMEQCSSEQTAIYKSKLVAGKSIVDLTGGFGVDAYFFSKQFVETTYVEQNTELYNLVKENFKNLNASIDCYNSSCEDFLKNNTKKFDLAYIDPSRRDETKRVFKLNECTPNVVELLPQLLKTANQILIKTSPLLDIKQSLSDLKNVSKVWVISANNDCKEVLYLVGNFANTNPEIIAVNLTKTNPEIFSLNYIDEENSVVDYSLPLNFLYEPNASVLKAGGFKSLAVQVGLKKIATNTHLYTSTLLVENFPGRTFKVDHLLDYNAKSIKHLGLTKANISTRNFPDSVEQVKKKLKLTDGGNVYLFAMRDANDKPLLIVTSK; encoded by the coding sequence ATGAACAATATAAAATTCATCCAAACCCACCAAGAAAAACCCATTGCTGAAATTGCTTTATTGTTAAGCAAACATCCCGAATTAGACAAAAACCATATCCTCAACCAAATAAACGGCTTACAAAAAGCTAAAATAAAACTTCCTTCTTTTTACAAAAACAATGCTATTGTTTATCCTGTTGGATTATCGATGGAACAATGTTCGTCGGAACAAACAGCTATTTACAAAAGTAAATTAGTGGCTGGCAAATCTATCGTTGACTTAACAGGTGGTTTTGGTGTTGATGCTTATTTTTTTTCAAAACAATTTGTTGAAACAACTTATGTTGAACAAAATACTGAGTTGTATAACTTGGTAAAAGAGAACTTTAAAAACCTCAACGCTTCTATTGATTGCTACAATTCTTCGTGCGAAGATTTTTTGAAAAACAATACCAAAAAATTTGATTTAGCTTATATCGACCCAAGCCGAAGAGATGAAACCAAACGAGTTTTTAAATTAAATGAATGTACACCAAATGTAGTTGAACTTTTACCTCAACTACTAAAAACTGCTAACCAAATTTTAATTAAAACATCACCGCTTTTAGACATTAAACAAAGCCTTTCCGACTTAAAGAATGTGAGCAAAGTGTGGGTGATTTCGGCAAATAACGATTGTAAAGAAGTACTTTATCTTGTTGGAAATTTTGCAAATACCAACCCTGAAATTATTGCTGTTAATTTAACCAAAACCAACCCAGAAATATTTTCATTGAATTACATTGATGAAGAAAATAGTGTGGTAGATTATTCTCTACCGCTTAACTTTTTATATGAACCCAATGCCTCTGTTTTAAAAGCTGGTGGATTTAAAAGTTTAGCTGTACAGGTTGGATTAAAAAAAATAGCTACAAACACTCATTTATACACCTCAACATTGCTGGTAGAAAATTTTCCAGGAAGAACATTTAAGGTTGACCACTTGTTAGATTACAACGCAAAATCAATTAAACACTTAGGCTTAACAAAAGCGAATATCAGCACTCGAAATTTTCCAGACAGTGTAGAACAAGTTAAAAAGAAACTAAAATTAACCGACGGTGGCAATGTTTACCTCTTTGCGATGAGAGATGCAAACGACAAACCGTTGTTGATTGTAACAAGTAAGTAA
- a CDS encoding sulfatase-like hydrolase/transferase, whose translation MNQNLTYIISFFKKIGLAFIVYTFCRLLFYLFNLNQFQGEFPLNAFFYGIRFDYVAVSYLFLPFIFFSILPIPFKENTYYKLVVKLCFHLGNTLGIVLNLIDVGYYTFSIRRSTADLFQFLSTGNDLGNMLPTYIKDYWFLFLILIGLIICTEIAYRKLENKSITNPFTLKVFGIQSLFFIIVGSLTIIGFRGGVQLKPLDIINAASYTSPQHVSVLLNTPFCIIKTVLNDRISELNYFEEDELADIFSPEQTITGNGGFESRNVVLIILESFAKEHVGFLNNGKGYTPFLDSLMQESYVFTNAYSSGNRSIESLPSIFSGIPPLMNTAYIISNYSENKMDALPAILKKKGYNTSFYHGGENGTMGFSGFTATAGIENYYGKDDYPLTNQEESSAWGIYDEPYLHYFANELNKKKEPFFSTLFTLSSHHPYKLPDQYISQFPEGELPIHKTIAYTDYSLKQFFENVKYTHWFKNTLFVFTADHSSEAFHPFYSTFVGQKAIPIFIYDPSSQLKGVDSNYIQHTDITPTLLNLLGINTSIVSFGKDVLSNKNNHLIGYTSNNFYYVEKEFVLLFDGEKATGFYNLLSDSTLQQNLITDSSIEIRKNEFEKKLKAILQQYNNRLINNQLSKESIK comes from the coding sequence TTGAATCAAAACCTTACATACATCATTTCATTTTTCAAAAAAATTGGACTTGCCTTTATTGTTTACACCTTTTGTCGTTTGCTTTTTTACCTGTTCAACTTAAATCAGTTTCAAGGTGAATTTCCTTTAAATGCTTTTTTCTATGGTATTCGTTTTGATTATGTGGCTGTTTCTTATTTGTTTTTACCATTCATTTTCTTTTCAATTCTACCTATTCCTTTTAAAGAAAACACTTATTACAAACTTGTTGTAAAGTTATGTTTTCATTTAGGTAATACTTTAGGGATTGTTTTAAACTTAATTGATGTTGGTTATTATACTTTCTCAATAAGGAGAAGCACCGCCGATTTATTCCAATTTCTTTCTACTGGTAATGATTTAGGTAATATGCTACCCACTTATATCAAGGATTATTGGTTTCTATTCTTGATTTTAATCGGATTGATAATATGTACAGAAATTGCATATCGAAAACTTGAAAATAAATCCATTACCAATCCATTTACTCTTAAAGTTTTTGGCATTCAATCTCTTTTTTTTATTATAGTTGGCTCTCTAACTATTATTGGATTTAGAGGTGGTGTACAACTTAAACCTTTAGACATAATTAATGCTGCAAGCTACACTTCTCCTCAACACGTATCCGTTTTATTAAACACTCCATTTTGTATTATTAAAACGGTGTTAAACGATAGAATTTCTGAACTTAATTATTTCGAAGAAGATGAATTAGCTGACATCTTTTCACCTGAACAAACCATAACAGGAAATGGTGGTTTTGAATCAAGAAACGTGGTATTAATTATTTTAGAAAGTTTTGCAAAGGAACATGTTGGTTTTTTAAACAATGGAAAAGGTTACACCCCTTTTTTAGATTCATTAATGCAAGAAAGTTATGTGTTTACCAATGCTTATTCAAGTGGAAACCGCTCTATCGAATCGCTTCCTTCTATTTTTTCAGGTATTCCTCCTTTAATGAACACAGCTTATATCATTTCAAATTATTCAGAAAACAAAATGGACGCCTTACCTGCTATCTTAAAAAAGAAAGGATACAACACCTCTTTTTATCATGGCGGAGAAAATGGTACAATGGGGTTTAGCGGATTTACGGCAACTGCTGGAATTGAAAATTATTATGGAAAAGACGATTACCCATTAACCAACCAAGAAGAAAGTAGTGCTTGGGGCATATATGACGAACCTTATTTACACTATTTTGCAAATGAATTAAACAAAAAAAAGGAACCCTTTTTTAGTACGCTGTTCACCTTATCATCGCATCATCCCTATAAACTACCTGACCAATACATCAGTCAATTTCCAGAAGGAGAACTCCCTATTCATAAAACCATTGCTTATACCGATTATTCATTAAAGCAATTTTTTGAAAACGTAAAATACACCCATTGGTTTAAAAACACGCTTTTTGTTTTTACTGCCGATCATTCATCAGAAGCATTTCATCCGTTTTATTCAACTTTTGTTGGACAAAAAGCAATTCCCATTTTTATTTACGACCCATCAAGTCAGTTAAAAGGTGTTGATTCAAACTATATTCAACATACAGATATCACTCCTACTCTACTTAATTTACTTGGAATTAATACTTCTATTGTTTCTTTTGGAAAAGATGTTTTGTCAAACAAGAATAATCACTTAATCGGATATACCTCAAACAATTTTTACTACGTAGAAAAAGAATTTGTTTTACTTTTTGATGGAGAGAAAGCTACAGGATTTTACAATCTTCTTTCAGATTCAACATTACAACAAAATTTGATAACTGACTCTTCAATTGAAATTAGAAAAAATGAATTCGAAAAAAAGTTAAAAGCAATACTTCAGCAATATAATAACCGACTAATAAACAATCAATTATCCAAAGAATCTATTAAATGA
- a CDS encoding dehydrogenase, with translation MAIKYNRRKYTDSELLTLYKALIKPRLIEEKMLVLLRQGKVSKWFSGIGQEAVSVGATLALNKDEYILPMHRNLGVFTARNIPLHRLFAQFQGKMSGFTKGRDRSFHFGTQEYNIVGMISHLGPQLGVADGIALGDLINNRNKATLVFSGDGGASEGDFHEAVNTAAVWQLPVIFVIENNGYGLSTPSSEQFRCKNFIDKGIGYGMETELIEGNDILDVYHKISQIAESVRKKPRPVLVECLTFRMRGHEEASGTKYVPQELMDEWQKKDPTVNFENFLLEEKVLDEKLIETIKSEIKAEINEELDKAYAEEPIVSSIEKELNDVYAPFNFKETKPASDKKTEKRFIDAVSDAMRQSMEKYPELVLMGQDIAEYGGAFKVTDGFVAKFGKERVRNTPLCEAAIVGAGLGLAINGQKAMVEMQFADFVSEAMTQICNNLAKTHYRWGQNADVVVRMPTGGGTAAGPFHSQSNESWFTQVPGLKIVYPAFPYDAKGLLNTAFEDPNPVIYFEHKAMYRSLTQEIPDDYYTLPFGQAQLIKEGNDVTIVSYGMGVHWALETLKNNPEISADLIDLRTLVPLDTDTIYNSVKKTGRVIILHEATMFNGIGGEISALITENCFEFLDAPVKRVASIETPVPFIHQLENNFLPKQRFEEELLKLVEF, from the coding sequence ATGGCTATTAAATACAACCGAAGAAAATATACTGACAGTGAACTTTTAACCTTGTACAAAGCATTAATTAAACCTCGATTAATCGAAGAAAAAATGTTGGTGTTGTTGCGTCAAGGAAAAGTATCGAAATGGTTTTCGGGTATTGGTCAAGAGGCGGTTTCGGTAGGTGCAACTTTGGCGTTGAATAAAGATGAATATATTTTACCCATGCACCGAAATTTAGGTGTGTTTACTGCTCGTAATATTCCTTTACATCGTTTGTTTGCACAATTTCAGGGTAAAATGAGCGGATTTACCAAAGGAAGAGACCGTTCTTTTCATTTTGGAACTCAAGAATACAATATTGTGGGTATGATTTCTCATTTAGGACCACAATTGGGAGTGGCTGATGGAATTGCTTTAGGCGATTTAATAAACAACAGAAATAAAGCTACGTTGGTTTTTTCGGGTGATGGAGGAGCTAGTGAGGGTGATTTCCATGAGGCAGTGAATACTGCAGCAGTTTGGCAGTTACCTGTAATTTTTGTTATTGAAAACAATGGTTATGGATTGTCTACACCATCGAGCGAACAATTTAGATGCAAGAATTTTATTGATAAAGGGATTGGTTATGGTATGGAAACCGAATTGATTGAAGGAAATGATATTTTAGATGTTTATCATAAAATTAGTCAAATTGCAGAATCGGTTCGTAAAAAACCACGTCCAGTTTTAGTGGAGTGTTTAACATTTAGAATGCGAGGACACGAAGAGGCTTCAGGAACAAAATATGTTCCTCAAGAATTGATGGACGAATGGCAAAAGAAAGACCCAACAGTGAATTTCGAAAATTTCTTGTTGGAAGAAAAAGTGTTGGATGAAAAACTAATAGAAACCATTAAATCAGAAATAAAAGCTGAAATTAATGAAGAGCTGGATAAAGCTTACGCCGAAGAGCCTATTGTTTCGTCTATTGAAAAAGAGTTGAACGATGTTTATGCTCCTTTTAACTTTAAAGAAACTAAACCAGCAAGCGATAAAAAAACTGAAAAACGATTTATTGATGCTGTTTCTGATGCCATGCGTCAAAGTATGGAAAAATACCCAGAATTGGTATTGATGGGACAAGATATTGCTGAGTATGGAGGTGCTTTTAAAGTAACTGATGGTTTTGTAGCAAAATTTGGTAAAGAAAGAGTAAGGAATACACCGTTATGTGAAGCTGCAATTGTAGGGGCTGGTTTAGGTTTGGCAATTAACGGTCAAAAGGCAATGGTAGAAATGCAGTTTGCTGATTTTGTTAGTGAGGCGATGACTCAAATTTGTAACAATTTAGCTAAAACACATTATCGTTGGGGTCAAAATGCCGATGTAGTGGTTCGAATGCCCACTGGTGGTGGTACTGCCGCTGGACCATTTCATTCACAAAGTAACGAATCGTGGTTTACCCAAGTGCCTGGATTAAAAATCGTTTATCCTGCGTTCCCTTATGATGCTAAAGGCTTATTAAATACTGCATTTGAAGACCCAAACCCAGTAATTTACTTCGAGCACAAAGCCATGTACAGAAGTTTAACTCAAGAAATTCCAGACGATTATTATACATTGCCTTTCGGACAAGCTCAATTGATTAAAGAAGGGAATGATGTAACTATCGTTTCTTACGGAATGGGGGTTCACTGGGCATTAGAAACTTTAAAAAATAATCCAGAAATTTCAGCCGATTTAATTGATTTAAGAACGCTAGTGCCTTTGGATACAGATACAATTTACAACTCTGTAAAGAAAACAGGTAGAGTTATTATTTTACATGAAGCTACTATGTTTAACGGTATAGGGGGAGAGATAAGTGCATTGATAACAGAGAATTGTTTTGAATTCTTAGATGCACCTGTTAAACGTGTTGCAAGTATTGAAACTCCAGTTCCTTTTATTCATCAGTTGGAAAACAACTTTTTACCAAAGCAACGGTTTGAAGAAGAGTTGTTGAAGTTAGTTGAGTTTTAG
- a CDS encoding DUF4159 domain-containing protein, whose amino-acid sequence MNIFFRNILFFLHSLLDKESSLIRFLLFLVSCIRRNEQIVKTTILIVFIGSSSFCFAQKSSYQIALLKYNGGGDWYANLETSLPNLIKFCNQNLKTNINNEQAIVEVGSSEIFNYPFLHITGHGNIIFNSDEAQNLRNYLLAGGFLHISDNYGMDKFIRTQMKLVFPELDFVLLPNSHPIYHQKYNFNQGLPKIHEHDNKPAQGFGLIYEGKLVCFYDYECDLGDGWEDAEVHNNTEENRKKALQMGANIIQYAFGE is encoded by the coding sequence ATGAATATTTTTTTTAGAAATATACTTTTTTTCCTTCATTCCTTGCTTGACAAGGAATCCAGTCTTATCAGATTCTTGCTCTTTCTGGTTTCCTGCATTCGCAGGAATGAACAAATTGTGAAAACAACCATTTTAATTGTATTTATAGGTTCTTCATCGTTTTGTTTCGCTCAAAAATCAAGTTATCAAATTGCTTTATTAAAATACAATGGTGGTGGCGATTGGTATGCCAATTTAGAAACCTCATTACCCAACCTGATTAAGTTTTGCAATCAAAACCTAAAAACCAATATCAATAATGAACAAGCCATTGTAGAAGTAGGAAGTTCAGAAATTTTTAATTATCCATTTTTACACATTACAGGGCACGGAAATATTATTTTCAACTCCGATGAAGCTCAAAACCTTCGTAATTATTTGTTGGCAGGCGGATTTTTACACATTTCGGATAATTATGGGATGGATAAATTTATTCGCACTCAAATGAAGTTAGTATTCCCTGAACTTGACTTTGTATTGTTACCCAACTCCCACCCCATTTATCATCAGAAATACAATTTTAATCAAGGCTTACCAAAAATACACGAGCACGACAATAAGCCTGCTCAAGGTTTTGGATTGATTTACGAAGGGAAATTGGTTTGTTTTTACGATTACGAATGTGATTTAGGTGATGGCTGGGAAGATGCTGAAGTGCACAACAACACCGAAGAAAACAGAAAAAAAGCCTTACAAATGGGTGCAAATATTATCCAGTATGCTTTTGGTGAATAA